The Staphylococcus carnosus genome has a segment encoding these proteins:
- a CDS encoding ATP-grasp fold amidoligase family protein, which produces MFFKVKKKLRKLFYKGPTKSLYSLASKIKIKYYSRLSDEDFLAKNLKQNTGLDVNFKNPELLYEKVLWIKSNYRNPLMTECTDKYEVRKYIQDKGYDYILTDIIGVYEDFDDINFHDLPDKVFLKSTHASGINQIVEKNRTDLKMVRKIFKDAKKINYFYKSREWNYKNVKPRILVEPFLDMTQFNDYKFFVINGKVEYFAVVKDINDDKGNQNLKSKFNLYNLDFEKMQTYIKRERFDDSNFIFSKRLKEIMKIAEDLAEPFPFCRVDFLVSENDVKFGEITFFPNGGNMVLSKHEEEIYYGKKLDLSQISEKYIRK; this is translated from the coding sequence ATGTTTTTTAAAGTAAAGAAGAAATTAAGAAAATTATTTTATAAAGGGCCAACGAAATCGCTATATTCTTTAGCTAGTAAAATTAAAATAAAATATTATAGTAGATTGTCAGATGAAGATTTTTTAGCAAAAAATTTAAAACAAAATACTGGTTTGGATGTGAACTTTAAAAATCCGGAATTGTTATATGAGAAAGTATTATGGATTAAAAGTAATTACAGAAATCCATTAATGACAGAGTGTACTGATAAATATGAGGTTAGAAAATATATTCAAGATAAAGGTTATGATTATATCTTAACGGATATTATCGGAGTTTATGAAGACTTTGATGATATTAACTTTCATGATTTACCAGACAAAGTATTTCTAAAAAGCACACATGCTTCTGGAATAAATCAAATTGTTGAAAAAAATCGCACCGATTTAAAAATGGTAAGAAAAATTTTTAAAGATGCTAAGAAAATAAACTATTTTTATAAATCAAGAGAATGGAATTATAAAAATGTTAAACCGAGAATTTTAGTGGAACCATTTTTAGATATGACACAATTTAACGATTATAAATTTTTTGTTATTAATGGGAAAGTAGAATATTTTGCTGTGGTCAAAGATATCAATGATGATAAAGGAAACCAAAATTTAAAATCAAAATTTAATTTGTATAATCTCGATTTTGAAAAAATGCAAACGTATATTAAAAGAGAGAGATTTGATGATTCTAATTTTATTTTTAGTAAAAGATTAAAAGAAATAATGAAAATTGCTGAAGATTTAGCTGAACCATTTCCTTTTTGCAGAGTTGATTTTTTAGTCTCAGAAAATGATGTGAAGTTTGGAGAAATTACTTTCTTTCCTAACGGGGGAAATATGGTTTTGTCAAAACATGAAGAAGAAATTTATTATGGGAAAAAATTAGATTTATCACAAATTAGTGAGAAATATATTAGGAAGTGA
- a CDS encoding nucleotide sugar dehydrogenase — protein sequence MDRKIAVVGLGYVGLPVAVAFGKQQPVIGFDINEKRIEELKSNYDRTNEVTTEDLKETKITFTNNIDELSKADFIIVAVPTPINKHNQPDLTPLLKASETVGKALKEGTIVVYESTVYPGATEEDCVPILERFSGLQSGKDFFVGYSPERINPGDKVHTFETITKVVSGQTPEVLDIVAEVYSSVVNAGVHKASSIKVAEAAKVIENTQRDVNIALMNEFAVIFDKVGIDTNEVLEASGTKWNFLNFKPGLVGGHCIGVDPYYLTHKAQELGHHPEIILAGRRINDNMAEHVATNVVKELLKKGLEVNGMTINLLGLTFKENCPDLRNTKVIDIIRELEEYGINVIVNDVEADKETAKQLYNIDLKDVEDMEVSDALIFAVPHKTYIEDKDKYLRLLSDNGVIFDIKGLINKNNLNENQSIWSL from the coding sequence ATGGATAGAAAAATTGCTGTTGTGGGATTAGGGTATGTAGGATTACCTGTTGCTGTAGCTTTTGGAAAACAGCAACCTGTAATAGGATTTGATATTAACGAAAAAAGAATTGAAGAATTAAAGAGTAATTATGATAGAACAAATGAAGTAACAACAGAAGATTTAAAAGAAACAAAAATAACATTTACAAATAACATTGATGAGTTAAGTAAAGCAGACTTTATTATTGTTGCAGTACCAACTCCGATTAATAAACATAATCAACCAGATTTAACGCCGTTACTTAAAGCGAGTGAAACAGTTGGTAAAGCATTAAAAGAAGGAACTATCGTTGTGTATGAATCAACTGTATATCCTGGTGCGACTGAAGAAGATTGTGTTCCTATTCTAGAGAGATTTTCTGGATTGCAAAGTGGTAAAGACTTTTTTGTTGGTTATTCACCAGAACGTATTAATCCAGGAGATAAAGTACATACATTTGAAACAATTACAAAAGTGGTATCTGGTCAAACGCCTGAAGTTTTAGATATTGTAGCAGAGGTATATAGTTCAGTTGTGAACGCTGGAGTTCATAAAGCATCATCTATTAAAGTAGCTGAAGCTGCTAAAGTTATTGAAAATACACAACGCGATGTGAATATCGCGTTAATGAATGAATTTGCTGTGATTTTCGATAAAGTCGGTATTGATACTAATGAAGTTTTAGAAGCATCTGGAACAAAATGGAATTTCTTAAATTTCAAACCTGGTCTAGTTGGTGGTCATTGTATCGGTGTGGATCCTTATTATCTTACTCATAAAGCCCAAGAATTAGGACACCATCCAGAAATTATTTTAGCGGGTAGAAGAATTAACGATAATATGGCTGAACACGTTGCAACTAATGTGGTAAAAGAATTACTTAAAAAAGGTTTAGAAGTGAATGGAATGACAATCAATTTACTTGGCCTAACATTCAAAGAGAACTGTCCTGACTTAAGAAATACTAAAGTCATTGATATTATCAGAGAGTTAGAAGAATATGGAATTAATGTAATTGTAAATGATGTAGAAGCGGATAAAGAAACTGCTAAACAACTGTATAATATCGATTTAAAAGACGTAGAAGATATGGAAGTCTCAGACGCTTTAATCTTTGCAGTGCCGCATAAAACTTATATCGAAGACAAAGATAAATATTTAAGATTATTATCAGATAATGGTGTCATCTTTGATATTAAAGGTTTGATTAATAAAAATAACCTTAATGAAAATCAAAGTATTTGGAGTCTTTAA
- a CDS encoding NAD-dependent epimerase: MRILITGAAGFIGSHLAKKLISQGYEVIGVDNINDYYDPQLKEDRLASIGKDNFKFYKTDLENFGELNAIFIKNKPEVVVNLAAQAGVRYSLENPMAYIDSNIVGFVNILECCRHHEVKHLIYASSSSVYGANTSKPFATTDNIDHPLSLYAATKKSNELMAHTYSHLYNLPTTGLRFFTVYGPWGRPDMALFKFTKAIVNDEEIDVYNHGNMMRDFTYVDDIVEAISRLLKRPAQPNPEWSGDNPDPSSSYAPYKIYNIGNNSPVRLMEFVEAIENKLDKTAKKNYMDLQPGDVPETYANVDDLYNNIDFKPETTIQDGVNKFIDWYLNYYSINKK; this comes from the coding sequence ATGAGAATTTTAATAACAGGTGCAGCAGGTTTTATCGGTTCACATTTAGCTAAGAAATTAATTAGTCAAGGTTATGAAGTTATCGGCGTAGATAACATTAATGATTATTATGATCCCCAATTAAAAGAGGATCGATTAGCATCAATAGGAAAAGACAACTTCAAGTTTTATAAAACAGACCTAGAAAATTTTGGAGAATTAAATGCAATTTTCATTAAAAATAAGCCTGAGGTAGTGGTGAATTTAGCTGCGCAAGCAGGTGTAAGATACAGTCTTGAAAATCCTATGGCATATATTGATTCAAATATCGTCGGTTTTGTAAATATTTTAGAGTGTTGTCGTCACCATGAAGTGAAACATCTTATTTATGCTTCTTCAAGTTCAGTCTATGGAGCTAATACCTCTAAACCATTTGCTACAACAGATAATATTGATCATCCATTAAGTTTATATGCTGCGACTAAAAAATCAAATGAATTAATGGCTCACACATACAGTCACTTGTACAATTTACCAACAACTGGATTAAGATTTTTCACAGTTTATGGACCTTGGGGCAGACCAGATATGGCTTTATTTAAATTTACTAAGGCAATAGTAAATGATGAAGAAATTGACGTGTATAATCATGGCAATATGATGAGAGATTTTACTTATGTGGACGATATTGTTGAAGCGATTAGTCGACTTCTAAAAAGACCAGCACAACCAAATCCAGAATGGAGTGGAGATAACCCAGATCCAAGTTCATCTTATGCGCCTTACAAAATTTATAATATTGGAAATAACAGTCCTGTGAGATTGATGGAATTTGTTGAAGCTATTGAAAATAAGCTGGACAAAACAGCCAAAAAGAACTATATGGATTTACAACCAGGCGATGTTCCGGAAACTTATGCTAATGTCGATGATTTATATAATAATATTGATTTCAAACCAGAAACAACAATTCAAGATGGTGTGAATAAATTTATAGATTGGTACTTAAATTATTATTCGATTAACAAAAAATAG
- a CDS encoding glycosyltransferase: MKVLHIITSLESGGAERMLSNIVNYDTNNEHIIITLLKAEPHYELADHVTLYSLELDNNKFNKLKIPILLNRFIKKIKPDIVQTWMKSNYYAPLLKIFNKNVYFLLNIRHGVKNKIKKIKAKLIRFYLKNSDGVIFVSNSAIQEFGRVGISFENSLVITNGFNKRDFEYIRPKNDKKIRYGYVGRFHEIKNQSLLIDSFNDFAKDKDVTLEIAGKGMEYNKFKHLIDSSNKDKFIWRGEVINSFDIYNNIDVLLLTSRSEGFPNVIGEAMSVGVPVISTDAGESYNIIGDSGYKVGSNKHSVLEALNNTYSNTEELTHKSKLAYQRIRENYSMSVIVDNYLNYYKKVLEE; this comes from the coding sequence GTGAAAGTTTTACATATTATTACAAGCTTAGAAAGTGGCGGAGCTGAAAGAATGTTATCAAATATTGTTAATTATGATACTAATAATGAACACATTATAATAACCTTATTAAAAGCCGAACCACATTATGAATTAGCAGATCACGTGACATTGTATAGTTTAGAATTAGATAACAATAAATTTAATAAATTGAAAATACCAATATTATTAAATCGTTTTATTAAAAAGATTAAACCAGATATTGTACAAACTTGGATGAAATCAAATTATTATGCCCCGTTACTTAAGATATTTAATAAAAACGTATATTTTCTATTAAATATTAGACATGGGGTAAAAAATAAAATAAAAAAGATTAAAGCAAAATTAATTCGATTTTATTTAAAAAATTCAGATGGTGTAATATTTGTTTCTAATTCTGCTATTCAAGAATTTGGAAGAGTAGGCATTTCGTTTGAAAATAGCTTAGTAATAACAAATGGGTTTAACAAAAGAGATTTTGAATATATTAGACCGAAAAATGACAAAAAAATAAGATATGGTTATGTTGGAAGATTTCATGAAATCAAGAATCAATCACTACTAATTGATTCTTTTAATGACTTTGCAAAAGATAAAGATGTTACTTTGGAAATAGCCGGAAAAGGAATGGAATATAATAAATTTAAGCATTTAATAGATAGTAGCAACAAGGATAAATTTATATGGAGAGGTGAAGTTATAAACTCGTTTGATATTTATAATAATATTGACGTTTTGTTATTAACTTCTAGAAGTGAAGGGTTTCCAAATGTTATTGGAGAAGCAATGTCAGTTGGTGTGCCTGTAATATCAACAGATGCGGGAGAAAGCTATAACATAATAGGTGACTCAGGTTACAAAGTTGGTTCAAATAAACATTCAGTATTAGAAGCTTTGAATAACACTTACAGTAATACAGAAGAATTAACCCATAAATCAAAACTTGCATATCAAAGGATTAGGGAAAATTATTCTATGTCAGTAATTGTAGATAATTATTTAAACTATTATAAAAAAGTTTTGGAGGAATAG
- a CDS encoding glycosyltransferase family 4 protein gives MKIVQVTAIDMTMNNFLTPLNKGTKEAGHEVHCVCSKGPYENEIKENGFYFYDIKIDRKIDFKSNLKSILMMKKAFEIIKPDIVHVHTPVAAVLGRIAAKLAKVPTIIYSAHGFYFHEGMSKKKYNVFFNIEKYIGRYFTDYIFTQSEEDFLTAKNNKFLKNPSNYVHISNGIDLDEKFNVEIFNEENNKALRSKYGIDENDIVVSFIGRLVKEKGIIDLLEAYNLLKSKNVKFLIMGGVPQGERDTETQALLEKYKNNDNIIFTGHIENINEHLYMSDIFCLPSYREGMPRSIIEAMAMKNAILATDIRGSREEVVHEETGYLFPINDSFKIAEYIDLLAKDKSLLNELKEKGLERAKKLYDENDVVKKQLNIFEKCENEKRVQS, from the coding sequence TTGAAAATTGTTCAAGTAACAGCAATAGATATGACGATGAATAACTTTCTCACACCGTTAAATAAAGGAACAAAAGAAGCAGGTCATGAAGTCCATTGTGTATGTTCCAAAGGCCCTTATGAAAATGAAATAAAAGAAAATGGATTTTATTTTTATGATATCAAAATAGATAGAAAGATAGATTTTAAAAGTAATTTAAAATCTATCTTGATGATGAAGAAAGCTTTTGAAATTATTAAGCCGGATATTGTTCACGTGCATACACCAGTTGCTGCTGTATTAGGTCGCATCGCTGCAAAATTGGCTAAAGTACCGACAATAATTTATTCAGCACACGGATTTTATTTTCATGAAGGAATGTCTAAGAAAAAATACAATGTTTTCTTCAATATCGAAAAATATATTGGGAGATACTTCACAGATTATATCTTTACTCAAAGTGAAGAGGATTTCTTGACTGCTAAAAACAATAAGTTTCTTAAAAATCCGTCTAATTACGTGCACATCAGCAATGGAATCGATTTAGATGAAAAATTTAATGTTGAAATTTTTAATGAAGAAAACAATAAGGCACTACGCAGTAAATATGGTATTGATGAAAATGATATAGTTGTTTCATTTATTGGAAGATTAGTTAAAGAAAAAGGGATTATTGATCTCTTGGAAGCTTATAATCTTTTAAAATCAAAAAATGTTAAATTTCTTATTATGGGAGGAGTCCCACAAGGTGAACGTGATACGGAAACACAAGCGTTGCTAGAAAAATATAAAAACAATGACAATATTATTTTCACGGGTCATATTGAGAATATTAACGAACATCTTTACATGAGTGACATATTCTGTTTACCTTCGTATAGAGAAGGTATGCCTAGATCTATTATAGAAGCAATGGCTATGAAAAATGCAATTTTAGCGACTGATATAAGAGGATCAAGAGAAGAAGTTGTTCATGAAGAAACAGGATATTTATTCCCAATCAATGATAGCTTTAAGATTGCTGAGTACATTGACTTATTGGCAAAAGATAAAAGTTTGTTGAACGAATTAAAAGAAAAAGGTTTAGAGAGAGCTAAAAAATTATATGATGAAAATGACGTGGTTAAAAAGCAATTAAATATATTTGAGAAGTGTGAAAACGAAAAGAGGGTTCAATCATGA